From Rutidosis leptorrhynchoides isolate AG116_Rl617_1_P2 chromosome 3, CSIRO_AGI_Rlap_v1, whole genome shotgun sequence, a single genomic window includes:
- the LOC139901750 gene encoding uncharacterized protein — protein MGLVFETCTVLYYVFLLSSYISARLVRSARFGTEGYAAPECYDPSYIPNLKADVYAFGVVLLELLCERPAYKTLIVLALPSIIKGELPAFIPEHVKENISIECSLACANLVMACLDNDPHKRPSMNQVIDKLLLALQLQKQKLTRQKVDVSWNPACANFRLEDIKRATKKFAIDNLLGEAACWKSYRGYFGNRYNGVVSVKRINKELVEFGSYNFKQEVELLAGCNHVNVISLLGFCDEENENIIVHKFMRNGLLYDYLYNNHDETLRLTLKHRLDICVGVAHGLSYLHRKNIIHGNLDTFKIFLDHDLVPSISGMDMAFLNHPDNSSSNRIIDYKPGTEGYPAPECYEPDYKPSQQADVYAFGILLLEVLCEKPPWKSPVMLALEFAKKEELATIRHEPVEISTFEKCLKACEKLIRECVDVDPDKRPFMRQVVDGLESALKLQKNYENGKAVSHQLNNPSSSSSCQSFLLSDIKRATREFSHSNYLGGGGFGKVYKGNFSGDSYSGIVAVKRMTIKPEKGIPSFNKEKQLVLACDHINIISLVGYCIEDPEKILLYEFMPNGSLYGYLHEEDKKRAAQLTIEQRLEICIGVAKGLDYLHSRTDYVIIHSDLKSDNILLDQNLVPKISDFGLSRTRDAGPSTSKQITYHIQGTDGFIAPECHEPNYEASRKLDVYAYGVVLLEVLCEGKGWDKIANSALKFIQRRKFFKLLPDYVARHISSRCLLACQQLITECLDNDPDNRPDMNQVVTRLEEALRLERKYSEDHLLPYTDPKVFSSSSDRAVLYHKNKSVLLPRHYQYFMDDNFSALQLLEDYGKRVDYRNIMLDPLFTEQLENIYGWRKYSLPQLFIGGKHIGGIGMIRELHKAGTLQGMFVGVTDRDYRSPCWECHNMRFVECNQCFNSSFKGKKCPNGDCKECNENEWIPCPICSNNMSFEERFSCISGSCIGTKFPNGDCKMCNENGLIRCPICCSWQTD, from the exons ATGGGTCTTGTGTTCGAAACCTGCACGGTGCTATATTATGTTTTTCTACTCAGCTCGTACATCTCAGCTCGTCTTGTTCGTTCTGCTCGGTTTG GTACGGAAGGGTATGCGGCACCTGAATGTTATGATCCCAGCTACATACCGAACCTGAAAGCTGATGTGTACGCTTTTGGTGTCGTACTGTTGGAATTGTTATGTGAAAGGCCGGCCTATAAAACTCTTATTGTTTTGGCACTTCCATCCATCATCAAGGGAGAACTTCCGGCATTTATCCCTGAACATGTGAAGGAAAATATTTCTATAGAATGTTCACTAGCATGTGCAAATCTCGTAATGGCTTGCTTAGATAACGATCCACATAAGCGTCCTTCTATGAATCAAGTCATAGATAAGCTTCTATTAGCACTACAACTGCAAAAGCAAAAG TTAACTCGTCAGAAAGTTGACGTTTCATGGAATCCCGCATGTGCCAACTTTCGCCTTGAAGATATAAAAAGGGCAACAAAGAAATTTGCAATTGATAATTTGTTAGGCGAAGCGGCGTGTTGGAAATCTTATCGTGGCTACTttggaaacagatacaatggagttGTTTCGGTGAAGCGTATCAACAAGGAGTTAGTTGAGTTTGGGAGTTATAATTTCAAGCAGGAGGTTGAACTGTTGGCGGGTTGTAATCATGTCAACGTTATTTCTCTGTTGGGATTCTGTGATgaagaaaatgaaaatataatcgTACATAAATTTATGCGAAATGGTTTGTTGTATGATTATCTTTACAATAACCACGATGAAACACTTCGCTTGACTCTTAAGCATCGCCTCGACATCTGTGTAGGAGTGGCACACGGTTTAAGTTATCTTCATAGAAAAAACATCATTCATGGTAATTTAGACACTTTCAAGATTTTTCTTGATCATGATTTGGTTCCTAGTATCTCGGGCATGGATATGGCCTTCCTTAATCATCCTGACAACAGTTCCTCAAATCGTATCATAGATTATAAACCAG GTACGGAAGGCTATCCCGCACCTGAATGCTATGAACCAGACTACAAACCTAGCCAACAAGCTGACGTGTACGCATTTGGTATTCTATTGTTGGAAGTGTTATGTGAGAAACCACCATGGAAGAGCCCGGTTATGTTGGCTCTTGAATTTGCCAAGAAAGAAGAACTCGCTACGATTAGACACGAACCAGTTGAGATTAGTACTTTTGAAAAATGTTTGAAGGCATGTGAAAAACTCATAAGAGAGTGTGTGGATGTTGATCCAGATAAACGTCCTTTTATGAGACAAGTCGTGGATGGACTTGAATCGGCATTGAAACTGCAAAAGAATTACGAGAATGGAAAGGCTGTTAGTCACCAG TTAAATAACCCAAGTTCATCATCCTCATGTCAAAGTTTCTTACTTTCTGACATAAAAAGGGCAACACGAGAATTCAGTCATTCAAATTATTTAGGAGGAGGTGGATTTGGAAAAGTCTACAAAGGAAACTTCTCTGGTGATAGTTACAGTGGAATTGTTGCCGTGAAGCGTATGACCATAAAGCCCGAGAAGGGAATTCCTTCGTTTAATAAGGAAAAGCAATTGGTGTTGGCTTGTGATCATATCAATATCATATCTCTAGTGGGATATTGCATTGAAGATCCTGAGAAAATTCTCCTATATGAATTCATGCCAAATGGTTCGTTGTATGGTTATCTTCATGAAGAAGACAAAAAACGTGCTGCTCAGTTGACTATAGAGCAACGCCTTGAGATCTGCATAGGAGTGGCAAAAGGTCTCGACTACCTTCATTCTCGTACAGATTACGTCATCATTCATAGTGACCTCAAGAGTGATAACATTCTCTTAGATCAAAATTTGGTTCCTAAGATATCAGATTTTGGGTTGTCTAGAACTCGTGATGCTGGCCCATCCACTTCAAAACAAATAACTTATCATATACAAG GTACAGATGGATTTATAGCTCCTGAATGCCATGAACCCAATTATGAAGCAAGTCGAAAGTTAGACGTATATGCTTATGGAGTTGTATTGTTAGAAGTGTTATGCGAGGGGAAAGGCTGGGATAAAATAGCTAATTCGGCACTGAAATTTATCCAGAGAAGAAAGTTTTTCAAATTATTGCCTGACTATGTTGCGAGACATATTTCTTCGAGATGTTTATTGGCATGTCAGCAACTTATAACGGAATGCTTGGATAATGATCCGGACAATCGTCCTGATATGAATCAAGTTGTAACAAGGCTTGAAGAAGCATTGAGACTGGAAAGGAAATACTCAGAGGATCATCTACTTCCATACACTGATCCCAAAGTCTTTTCATCTAGTTCTGATCGGGCCGTATTATACCACAAAAATAAATCGGTACTATTACCACGCCACTATCAGTATTTTATGGATGATAATTTTTCAGCACTACAACTTTTAGAAGATTATGGAAAGCGTGTGGATTATAGAAATATTATGTTGGATCCATTATTCACAGAGCAATTAGAAAATATCTACGGATGGAGGAAGTACAGTTTGCCACAACTATTTATCGGTGGAAAACATATTGGAGGGATAGGTATGATTCGTGAGCTCCATAAGGCTGGTACCCTACAAGGCATGTTTGTCGGAGTTACAGACAGAGATTACCGTTCCCCTTGCTGGGAATGTCACAATATGAGGTTTGTGGAATGCAATCAATGCTTTAATAGTAGTTTTAAAGGTAAAAAATGCCCCAATGGTGATTGCAAGGAGTGCAATGAAAATGAGTGGATTCCATGTCCAATTTGTAGCAATAATATGAGCTTTGAGGAACGCTTCTCATGCATTAGCGGTAGTTGTATAGGTACAAAATTCCCCAATGGTGATTGCAAGATGTGCAATGAAAATGGGTTGATTAGGTGTCCGATTTGTTGTTCTTGGCAGACcgattaa